In Raphanus sativus cultivar WK10039 chromosome 5, ASM80110v3, whole genome shotgun sequence, the following proteins share a genomic window:
- the LOC108861278 gene encoding heat stress transcription factor A-1e — MGSNCESVVATTVVSSIPPFLSKTYDMVDDPLTDEVVSWSSGNKSFVVWNVPEFARLFLPKYFKHNNFSSFVRQLNTYGFRKVDPDRWEFANEGFLRGQKQLLKSIVRRKPSQVQPPQQPQVQHSSVGACVEVGRFGLEGEVERLQRDKNVLTQELVRLRQQQQVTEHHLQNVGQKVHVMEQRQQQMMSFLAKAVQSPGFLNQFSQQTNEENQHISESNKKRRLPAEEDHKYSGSYGANGLSRQIVRYQSSMNEAADTMLEQIHNMRNPHSSQEPLSSNHDGSFLLSDVPNISDNGSSTNGASGVTLADVSSNPAMTYHVPCEANQILEGNLPYSQVDLLAPNQGGAAAAYGSSSSDVVGCETDTGECLDPIMAVLAGSMALESNAVNELLPGVQDPLWEQFFGERPVIGDTEELVSGSVDNGLLMEQLELQSNLRNVLSNNQQMNHLTEQMGFLSSDALRK, encoded by the exons ATGGGATCGAACTGCGAATCTGTAGTAGCGACGACCGTGGTGAGCTCGATTCCTCCGTTTCTGAGCAAGACATACGATATGGTTGACGATCCATTGACGGACGAGGTGGTGTCTTGGAGCAGTGGGAACAAGAGCTTCGTCGTGTGGAACGTGCCTGAGTTCGCCAGACTGTTTCTACCAAAGTACTTCAAGCATAACAATTTCTCCAGCTTTGTTAGGCAGCTCAACACTTAT GGTTTTAGAAAAGTTGATCCAGATCGCTGGGAATTTGCAAATGAGGGATTCCTAAGAGGCCAAAAGCAATTGCTGAAGAGTATTGTCCGGCGAAAGCCTTCTCAGGTGCAGCCTCCACAACAACCTCAAGTTCAGCACTCATCTGTTGGTGCCTGCGTCGAAGTAGGGAGGTTTGGACTCGAAGGAGAAGTGGAAAGGCTCCAGCGTGATAAGAACGTCCTTACGCAAGAGCTTGTGAGGTTAAGGCAGCAACAGCAAGTCACTGAACATCATCTGCAAAACGTGGGGCAGAAAGTTCATGTGATGGAGCAGAGGCAGCAGCAAATGATGTCGTTTCTAGCAAAGGCTGTTCAGAGTCCAGGTTTCTTGAACCAGTTTTCGCAGCAGACTAATGAGGAGAACCAACACATTTCCGAGAGCAACAAAAAGAGGAGGCTACCTGCTGAGGAGGACCATAAGTACTCTGGCAGTTATGGGGCTAATGGTCTTAGCCGCCAGATTGTTAGGTACCAGTCATCGATGAACGAAGCAGCAGACACTATGCTCGAACAGATACACAATATGAGAAACCCACATAGCAGCCAGGAGCCCCTCTCCAGCAATCATGATGGTAGCTTTCTTTTAAGCGATGTTCCAAACATATCAGACAATGGGAGCTCCACAAATGGAGCATCTGGAGTTACATTGGCAGATGTTTCTTCCAATCCTGCAATGACGTATCACGTCCCTTGTGAAGCAAACCAAATACTGGAGGGCAATTTGCCGTATTCTCAAGTTGATCTCTTAGCTCCGAACCAAGGAGGAGCAGCCGCAGCTTATGGGAGCTCAAGTTCTGATGTAGTTGGATGCGAGACAGATACTGGAGAGTGTTTGGATCCGATAATGGCTGTTCTGGCTGGCTCAATGGCATTAGAATCCAATGCAGTAAATGAGTTGCTTCCTGGAGTCCAAGATCCATTGTGGGAACAGTTCTTTGGTGAGAGGCCAGTGATTGGGGACACAGAGGAGCTAGTCTCAGGGTCAGTGGACAATGGGTTGCTAATGGAGCAGCTAGAATTACAATCCAACCTGAGGAATGTGTTGAGCAACAATCAACAAATGAACCATCTTACTGAACAGATGGGATTTCTCTCATCAGATGCGCTCAGGAAGTGA